One window of Solwaraspora sp. WMMA2056 genomic DNA carries:
- a CDS encoding benzaldehyde dehydrogenase has translation MALLDTTMWHGAVYSDGWTEAAGGTMAVTSPATRQEIGRVGVGNADDVARACARAAAAQRDWAGARYLDRAAVLRRAGALFEQYADEIGDWLIREAGSVPPKAAVETTTAAQECYEAAALASQPLGEILPTGQPRLSLARRLPVGVVGVIAPFNFPLILSIRSIAPALALGNAVVFKPDPRTAVCGGVSIARVFQEAGLPDGLLHVLPGGADVGEAIVADPRVRVISFTGSTAAGRKVGEAAARHLKRAHLELGGNSALIVLDDADLDLAVSAGAWGSFLHQGQICMATGRHLVHERIADRYVEQLAAKADHLPVGDPAKEQVALGPIIDEHQRDKIHSLVTASVDAGARLAAGGTYDELFYRPTVLADVTPATPAFAQEVFGPVAPVATFADLDQAVALASDTEYGLSLGILSRDVMAAMALADRIPSGIVHINDQTVDDEAVAPFGGVGASGTGSRFGGPAANIEAFTETQWLTMQGTISRFPF, from the coding sequence ATGGCTCTGCTCGACACGACTATGTGGCACGGTGCCGTCTACAGCGACGGCTGGACCGAGGCGGCCGGGGGCACCATGGCCGTGACCTCCCCGGCCACCCGGCAGGAGATCGGCCGCGTCGGCGTCGGCAACGCCGACGACGTGGCGCGGGCCTGTGCCCGGGCCGCCGCCGCGCAGCGGGACTGGGCGGGTGCCCGCTACCTCGACCGGGCGGCGGTGCTGCGCCGCGCCGGGGCGCTGTTCGAGCAGTACGCCGACGAGATCGGCGACTGGCTGATCCGGGAGGCCGGCTCGGTCCCGCCGAAAGCGGCGGTCGAGACCACCACCGCCGCCCAGGAGTGCTACGAGGCGGCGGCGCTCGCCTCGCAGCCGCTCGGCGAGATCCTGCCGACCGGGCAGCCCCGGCTCAGCCTGGCCCGCCGGCTACCGGTCGGGGTCGTCGGGGTCATCGCGCCGTTCAACTTTCCGTTGATCCTGTCCATCCGGTCGATCGCGCCGGCCCTGGCGTTGGGCAACGCGGTGGTCTTCAAACCCGACCCGCGTACGGCGGTCTGCGGTGGGGTGTCGATCGCCCGGGTGTTCCAGGAGGCGGGTCTGCCCGACGGGCTGCTGCACGTGCTGCCCGGCGGCGCCGACGTCGGTGAGGCGATCGTCGCCGACCCCCGGGTCCGGGTGATCAGCTTCACCGGCTCCACCGCCGCCGGCCGCAAGGTCGGTGAGGCGGCCGCCCGTCACCTCAAGCGGGCCCACCTGGAGCTGGGCGGCAACTCGGCGCTCATCGTGCTCGACGACGCCGACCTGGACCTCGCGGTCTCCGCCGGCGCCTGGGGGTCGTTCCTGCACCAGGGGCAGATCTGCATGGCCACCGGCCGGCACCTGGTGCACGAGCGGATCGCCGACCGCTACGTCGAGCAGTTGGCGGCCAAGGCCGATCACCTGCCGGTCGGCGACCCGGCGAAGGAGCAGGTTGCGCTCGGCCCGATCATCGACGAACACCAGCGGGACAAGATCCATTCACTGGTCACGGCCAGCGTCGACGCCGGTGCCCGGCTGGCCGCCGGGGGAACCTACGACGAACTGTTCTACCGGCCGACGGTGCTCGCCGACGTCACCCCGGCCACCCCGGCGTTCGCCCAGGAGGTGTTCGGCCCGGTCGCGCCGGTGGCGACCTTCGCCGACCTCGACCAGGCCGTCGCCCTGGCCAGTGACACCGAGTACGGCCTGTCGCTGGGCATCCTCAGCCGGGACGTGATGGCGGCGATGGCGTTGGCCGACCGGATTCCCAGCGGCATCGTGCACATCAACGACCAGACGGTGGACGACGAGGCGGTCGCGCCCTTCGGCGGGGTGGGCGCCTCCGGCACCGGCAGCCGGTTCGGTGGGCCGGCGGCGAACATCGAGGCGTTCACCGAAACGCAGTGGCTCACCATGCAGGGCACCATCAGCCGGTTCCCGTTCTGA
- a CDS encoding AraC family transcriptional regulator, with protein MSRPRGTGHHPVRELSLQDTTGILRQPWVRPDRTSAGLGWSDLYVSTQREQPYRAEFDPAPSHLLILHRDGPVRVRRGHLGLTSSCTVAPGGFFVHPAGKDLTVELGGPLDTVHVYLRDEALQAAHDGAPVELTEQLGVVDPLLRQLVLTLDETMRTWEPAARTYLDQVVTLLAGQLARRHSVRRARDEPAARRQTGLGDRQFARVRALLADRLAEPVPLAQMAAVAGLSVSQFSRQFKARTGVAPHQYLLNLRVEAACRLLRDPTLPIATVALRCGFSHQEHLTRVMRARLQTTPAALRRGS; from the coding sequence GTGAGCCGCCCGAGGGGCACCGGGCACCACCCGGTGCGGGAGCTGTCGCTCCAGGACACCACCGGCATTCTCCGGCAACCCTGGGTCCGGCCGGACCGGACCAGCGCCGGCCTCGGCTGGTCCGACCTGTACGTGTCGACCCAGCGGGAGCAGCCGTACCGGGCGGAGTTCGATCCCGCCCCGAGCCACCTGCTGATCCTGCACCGCGACGGGCCGGTCCGGGTGCGCCGCGGTCACCTCGGGTTGACCTCGTCGTGCACGGTGGCACCCGGCGGGTTCTTCGTCCACCCCGCCGGCAAGGACCTCACCGTCGAACTGGGCGGCCCGCTGGACACGGTGCATGTCTACCTGCGCGACGAGGCGCTGCAGGCCGCGCACGACGGCGCCCCGGTCGAGCTGACCGAGCAGCTCGGCGTCGTCGACCCGCTGCTGCGGCAACTGGTGCTGACCCTGGACGAGACGATGCGCACCTGGGAACCGGCCGCGCGTACCTATCTGGACCAGGTGGTGACGCTGCTCGCCGGGCAGCTGGCCCGCCGGCACAGCGTGCGGCGGGCTCGTGACGAACCGGCGGCCCGGCGCCAGACCGGGCTCGGCGACCGGCAGTTCGCCCGGGTCCGCGCGCTGCTGGCCGACCGGCTCGCCGAGCCGGTCCCGCTGGCGCAGATGGCGGCGGTGGCCGGGCTCAGCGTCAGCCAGTTCTCCCGGCAGTTCAAGGCCCGCACCGGGGTGGCGCCGCACCAGTACCTGCTGAACCTGCGGGTCGAGGCGGCCTGTCGGCTGTTGCGTGACCCGACCCTGCCGATCGCCACGGTCGCGTTGCGGTGCGGGTTCTCCCACCAGGAGCATCTGACCCGGGTGATGCGGGCGCGCCTGCAGACGACACCGGCCGCGCTGCGGCGCGGTTCCTGA
- a CDS encoding glycoside hydrolase, translating into MNRHSTTRRLATAVSAVIVGVSASVAGPAHAATDTSAASPGSTATADVDAAAVVTVRPDPAYLGQPFQGWGTSLVWFANATGDYPDEIRDELADLLFGDDGLNLNIARYNIGGGNAPDVPDYLRPGGAVPGWWQAPEGTTRTDRDWWNPDDPTHWNWAADPAQRWWVDRIKADVTHWETFSNSPPWFQTVSGYVSGGFDATTDQIRPDTVDDFATYLVRVTEHLEQAHGIDVATIDPLNEPNTPYWSTRLGPDGQPVGGRQEGAHAGPTSQQQVIAAVDAALRAAGSDTAIAAMDETNPGTFLTNWNAYSAATRARIAQLNVHTYGTGQRTAVRDLAKAEGKPLWMSEVEGSYGSGGQDFTSMLPGLGIARNVVDDLRELEPAAWVLWQPVEDYDNMAPGGEFPAGSNWGSIQVPFDCTATDTLQTCPIYTNTKFDTLRNFTHHIRPGDRLMAVDDPDSVAALATGKRATVVHVNATTAARTVRLDLSAFRTVTADATVTPVVTSADGALRTGTPVPVRDRAASLDVPAQSVTTFLIDGVSGVLLDETLIRDTHVYRLQGVPSGRSLTPSGSALVIRTDVPQAPEQLWQLTRLTDGYDNRARYTVGTVDGDRWLAVVDDTATLVDATGTPGPQAQWILSTTGDGTYTVVNVATGRLLDVGGQATNDGAAVSVWLPNSGANQRWRIIDERVVGLTPVELFTTPGVAPTLPATVVPVHPDGPRGALPVTWRDIAPVRWRETGTVAVTGRVVDAQGRTHLARATVVVDTLESTVPTRAKTFVGGTPDLPATVTATSSQGITVTRPVDWDTAPPGAFDEVGVVTLTGRADAGAGVTLPATVRVQVTAPVEATTPVAGVEASFTEPGYSTVGLTNGNLTDKAWSNWRSGTKNATDTLTVTLPREHTLNRVRVHFYRDGSDSYARSVTAQLRDGAGNWVDAGEPVTVPTPTPTAPVVDVPVTATTDAVRLLLTAHPDRHMTLSEIEVVVAAPGTSAVADAGSIAVDGVPLADFDPGRTQYAVPAGERPGQVDATPADPYADLTVTQAQPDAPTATVVVTSEDGTRTRTYRIDFQ; encoded by the coding sequence GTGAACAGACACAGCACCACCCGGCGACTTGCCACGGCGGTCAGCGCGGTGATCGTGGGTGTCAGCGCCAGCGTGGCCGGACCCGCCCACGCCGCCACCGACACCTCCGCCGCTTCCCCCGGTTCCACCGCCACCGCCGACGTCGACGCGGCGGCAGTGGTCACCGTCCGACCGGATCCGGCCTACCTCGGACAGCCCTTCCAGGGCTGGGGCACCAGCCTGGTCTGGTTCGCCAACGCCACCGGCGACTACCCCGACGAGATCCGCGACGAACTCGCCGACCTGCTCTTCGGCGACGACGGACTCAACCTCAACATCGCCCGCTACAACATCGGCGGCGGCAACGCCCCCGACGTGCCCGACTACCTGCGCCCCGGCGGCGCCGTACCCGGCTGGTGGCAGGCGCCCGAAGGCACCACCCGCACCGACCGCGACTGGTGGAACCCGGACGACCCGACCCACTGGAACTGGGCCGCCGACCCGGCGCAACGCTGGTGGGTGGACCGGATCAAGGCCGACGTCACCCACTGGGAGACGTTCAGCAACTCGCCGCCGTGGTTCCAGACCGTCAGCGGGTACGTCTCCGGCGGCTTCGACGCCACCACCGACCAGATCCGCCCGGACACCGTCGACGACTTCGCCACCTACCTGGTCCGCGTCACCGAGCACCTGGAACAGGCACACGGCATCGACGTCGCCACCATCGACCCGCTCAACGAGCCGAACACCCCGTACTGGTCGACCCGGCTCGGCCCCGACGGCCAGCCGGTCGGCGGCCGCCAGGAAGGTGCCCACGCCGGGCCGACCAGCCAGCAGCAGGTCATCGCCGCCGTCGACGCCGCGCTGCGGGCCGCCGGCAGCGACACCGCCATCGCCGCGATGGACGAGACCAACCCGGGCACGTTCCTGACCAACTGGAACGCCTACAGCGCCGCGACCCGGGCGCGGATCGCCCAGCTCAACGTCCACACGTACGGCACCGGGCAGCGCACCGCCGTCCGCGACCTCGCCAAGGCCGAAGGCAAGCCACTGTGGATGAGCGAGGTGGAGGGTTCCTACGGCAGCGGCGGGCAGGACTTCACCAGCATGCTGCCCGGCCTCGGCATCGCCCGCAACGTCGTCGACGACCTGCGGGAGCTGGAACCGGCGGCCTGGGTGCTCTGGCAGCCCGTCGAGGACTACGACAACATGGCCCCCGGCGGCGAGTTCCCGGCCGGATCCAACTGGGGCAGCATCCAGGTGCCGTTCGACTGCACGGCCACCGACACCCTGCAGACCTGCCCCATCTACACCAACACCAAGTTCGACACGCTGCGCAACTTCACCCACCACATCCGCCCCGGCGACCGGCTGATGGCCGTCGACGACCCGGACAGCGTCGCCGCCCTCGCCACCGGCAAACGGGCAACCGTCGTGCACGTCAACGCGACCACCGCCGCCCGTACCGTCCGGTTGGACCTGTCGGCGTTTCGCACCGTCACCGCCGACGCCACCGTCACCCCGGTGGTGACCAGCGCCGACGGTGCGCTGCGCACCGGCACCCCGGTCCCGGTCCGCGACCGCGCCGCCAGCCTGGACGTGCCGGCCCAGTCGGTGACCACCTTCCTGATCGACGGCGTCTCCGGTGTCCTGCTCGACGAGACCCTGATCCGCGACACCCACGTCTACCGGCTGCAGGGCGTGCCGAGCGGACGGTCGCTGACCCCGTCCGGCTCCGCCCTGGTGATCCGCACCGACGTGCCGCAGGCCCCCGAACAGCTGTGGCAGCTCACCCGGCTGACCGACGGCTACGACAACCGGGCCCGCTACACCGTCGGCACCGTCGACGGTGACCGCTGGCTCGCCGTCGTCGACGACACCGCCACCCTGGTCGACGCCACCGGCACGCCCGGTCCGCAGGCGCAGTGGATCCTCTCCACCACCGGCGACGGCACGTACACCGTCGTCAACGTCGCCACCGGTCGGCTGCTCGACGTCGGCGGTCAGGCCACCAACGACGGTGCCGCCGTCTCCGTCTGGCTGCCGAACTCCGGCGCCAACCAGCGCTGGCGGATCATCGACGAACGGGTGGTCGGCCTCACCCCGGTCGAGCTGTTCACCACCCCCGGGGTCGCGCCGACGCTGCCGGCGACGGTGGTCCCGGTGCACCCGGACGGACCCCGGGGCGCACTGCCGGTGACCTGGCGCGACATCGCCCCGGTCCGGTGGCGCGAGACCGGCACCGTCGCGGTCACCGGCCGCGTCGTCGACGCCCAGGGCCGCACCCACCTCGCCCGGGCCACCGTCGTGGTCGACACTCTCGAATCCACCGTGCCGACCCGGGCCAAGACGTTCGTCGGCGGCACCCCCGACCTGCCGGCCACCGTCACCGCGACGTCGAGCCAGGGGATCACGGTGACCCGGCCGGTCGACTGGGACACCGCACCGCCCGGCGCCTTCGACGAGGTCGGAGTGGTCACCCTCACCGGCCGCGCCGACGCCGGTGCCGGCGTCACCCTGCCCGCGACGGTACGGGTCCAGGTCACCGCGCCGGTCGAGGCGACCACGCCGGTCGCCGGGGTCGAGGCCAGCTTCACCGAACCCGGCTACTCCACGGTGGGCCTGACCAACGGCAACCTCACCGACAAGGCCTGGTCCAACTGGCGCTCCGGCACCAAGAACGCCACCGACACCCTCACCGTCACCCTGCCCCGGGAACACACCCTCAACCGGGTCCGGGTCCACTTCTACCGCGACGGCTCGGACAGCTACGCCCGCAGCGTCACCGCCCAGCTGCGCGACGGCGCCGGCAACTGGGTCGACGCCGGGGAGCCGGTCACCGTACCGACGCCGACGCCGACCGCGCCGGTGGTCGACGTGCCGGTCACCGCCACCACCGACGCGGTCCGGCTGCTCCTCACCGCCCACCCGGACCGGCACATGACGCTCAGTGAGATCGAGGTCGTGGTGGCCGCGCCGGGCACGTCGGCGGTCGCCGACGCCGGGAGCATCGCCGTCGACGGGGTGCCGCTGGCCGACTTCGACCCCGGGCGCACGCAGTACGCCGTACCGGCGGGTGAGCGCCCCGGGCAGGTCGACGCGACCCCCGCCGACCCGTACGCCGACCTGACCGTCACCCAGGCGCAGCCCGACGCGCCGACCGCGACCGTGGTGGTGACCAGCGAGGACGGCACCCGGACCCGGACCTACCGGATCGACTTCCAATGA
- a CDS encoding maleylacetate reductase and hydroxyquinol 1,2-dioxygenase domain-containing protein, protein MTSFVHTGTANRVVFGAGSITQLPAEVDRLGRGRVLTVAGTGRPALAASVADLLGPLHAGHFDRVAMHTPVDVTESALRLLRDTGADCVVSLGGGSATGLGKALSVRTGLPQIAVATTYAGSEVTPVLGETDTTGKVTRTDARILPETVIYDVDLTVGLPVPLTVTSGVNAIAHAVEALYAPSANPMADAIAVESITRLAAALPRIVADPADRQARTDALLGAWLAGVCLGAVGMGLHHRLCHLLGGSYGLAHAPTHTVVLPYAMAYNAAAAPQAMRRVAAALGRPDAPSGMYDLIASLGGPTSLRELGLDVDDLPSVARAATDRPYPNPREVTEAGVGQLLRDAWAGARPAGPPDVGWLTDEVVASFAAAPDARVGRLAADLVRHLHHFVASNEVTQDEWQYAIDFLTRTGQLCDDRRQEFVLLSDALGVSSVVDLLANSRTPQTTPSAVLGPFYLPGPPAEALGADIAAGLPGVPLWADVRIVDLTGAPVGGAVVDVWQSNEDGFYDVQLPELAGPVLRARFHADPDGRVYFWSILPSAYPIPDDGPVGQLLAGTGRHPYRAPHLHFMISAPGHRRLVTQLFVAGGAYLNSDAVFGVKQDLVVEFPPGAGTPPHGRAVTDWRTVTYTFRIAPTT, encoded by the coding sequence GTGACGTCGTTCGTGCACACCGGCACCGCCAACCGTGTCGTGTTCGGCGCCGGCAGCATCACGCAGCTGCCGGCCGAGGTCGACCGGCTCGGCCGGGGCCGGGTGCTCACCGTCGCCGGCACCGGTCGGCCCGCGCTCGCGGCGTCCGTCGCCGACCTGCTCGGGCCGCTGCACGCCGGCCACTTCGACCGGGTCGCCATGCACACCCCGGTCGACGTGACCGAATCGGCGTTGCGCCTGCTGCGCGACACCGGTGCCGACTGCGTGGTCAGCCTCGGCGGCGGCTCGGCCACCGGGCTCGGCAAGGCACTGTCGGTGCGGACCGGTCTGCCGCAGATCGCCGTCGCGACCACGTACGCCGGGTCGGAGGTGACCCCGGTGCTCGGCGAGACCGACACCACCGGCAAGGTCACCCGTACCGATGCGCGGATCCTGCCGGAGACCGTCATCTACGACGTCGACCTGACCGTCGGGCTGCCGGTGCCGTTGACCGTGACCAGCGGCGTGAACGCGATCGCGCACGCCGTCGAGGCGCTCTACGCGCCGAGCGCCAACCCGATGGCCGACGCCATCGCCGTCGAGTCGATCACCCGGCTGGCCGCCGCCCTGCCGCGGATCGTGGCCGACCCCGCCGACCGGCAGGCCCGCACCGACGCGCTGCTCGGTGCCTGGCTGGCCGGTGTCTGCCTGGGCGCGGTGGGCATGGGTCTGCACCACCGGCTGTGTCACCTGCTCGGCGGGTCGTACGGGCTGGCCCACGCGCCGACGCACACCGTCGTCCTGCCGTACGCGATGGCGTACAACGCGGCCGCCGCGCCACAGGCGATGCGCCGGGTCGCGGCGGCACTGGGCCGGCCCGACGCGCCGAGCGGCATGTACGACCTGATCGCGTCGCTGGGCGGCCCGACGTCGCTGCGTGAACTCGGGCTGGACGTCGACGACCTGCCGTCGGTCGCGCGGGCCGCCACCGACCGGCCGTACCCGAACCCCCGGGAGGTCACCGAGGCCGGTGTCGGGCAGCTGCTGCGCGACGCCTGGGCCGGCGCCCGCCCGGCCGGGCCGCCCGACGTCGGCTGGCTCACCGATGAGGTGGTGGCGAGTTTCGCGGCCGCGCCGGATGCCCGGGTCGGCCGGCTCGCCGCCGACCTGGTCCGGCACCTGCACCACTTCGTCGCCAGCAACGAGGTGACCCAGGACGAGTGGCAGTACGCGATCGACTTCCTCACCCGTACCGGGCAGCTCTGCGACGACCGCCGCCAGGAGTTCGTGCTGCTGTCGGACGCGCTGGGTGTGTCCAGCGTGGTGGACCTGCTGGCGAACTCCCGGACCCCGCAGACCACCCCGTCGGCCGTGCTCGGCCCGTTCTACCTGCCCGGCCCGCCCGCCGAGGCGCTCGGCGCGGACATCGCCGCCGGCCTGCCCGGCGTCCCGCTCTGGGCCGACGTGCGGATCGTCGACCTGACCGGGGCGCCGGTGGGCGGTGCCGTGGTCGACGTCTGGCAGTCCAACGAGGACGGATTCTACGACGTACAGCTGCCGGAGCTCGCCGGTCCGGTGCTGCGCGCCCGGTTCCACGCCGACCCCGACGGCCGGGTGTACTTCTGGTCGATCCTGCCGTCGGCGTACCCGATCCCGGACGACGGTCCGGTCGGGCAGCTGCTCGCCGGCACCGGCCGGCACCCGTACCGGGCTCCGCACCTGCATTTCATGATCAGCGCGCCGGGCCACCGCCGGCTGGTCACCCAGCTCTTCGTTGCCGGCGGCGCCTACCTGAACTCCGACGCGGTCTTCGGGGTCAAGCAGGACCTCGTCGTCGAGTTCCCGCCCGGTGCCGGCACGCCGCCGCACGGGCGGGCGGTGACCGACTGGCGCACCGTCACGTACACGTTCCGCATCGCCCCCACCACCTGA
- a CDS encoding phosphoribosyl-ATP diphosphatase, with protein MDRCGPGADPPVTGLPQSGTVKTFEELFAELQAKAAAGTPGSSTVAALERGVHAIGKKVVEEAAEAWMAAEHESPDRAAEEISQLLYQAQVLMLATGLELKDVYRHL; from the coding sequence ATGGACCGGTGCGGACCCGGTGCCGACCCGCCCGTCACCGGGCTGCCACAATCGGGCACCGTGAAGACGTTCGAGGAGCTGTTCGCCGAGCTGCAGGCCAAGGCGGCGGCCGGGACCCCCGGCTCGTCGACGGTCGCCGCGCTGGAGCGCGGGGTGCACGCCATCGGCAAGAAGGTCGTCGAAGAGGCCGCCGAGGCGTGGATGGCCGCCGAGCACGAGAGCCCGGACCGGGCCGCCGAGGAGATCTCCCAGCTGCTCTACCAGGCGCAGGTGCTGATGCTGGCCACCGGACTGGAACTCAAGGACGTCTACCGACATCTCTGA
- a CDS encoding FAD-dependent monooxygenase: MTTSRDSGPVETDVLIVGSGPAGGAAALLLSTYGVPNIVVTKYGRLADTPRAHITNQRTMEVLRDVGIEQQVVAQATPQRLMGQTPFCTSLAGEEFGRLHTWYTHPARQADHDLASPTAICDMPQHLMEPVLVDAAVARGTRLRYDTEYLSLVQDADGVTATVRDRLRGDEYQIRARYLIGADGGRSRVAEDIGLPMVGRMGVAGSINIVFEADLSRYVAHRPSTLYWVLQTGADVGGIGMGLVRCVRPWNEWLIVWGYDIDGPPPDLTEEYARQVAYRLIGDESIPLRITSSSAWTVNHLYAERYHSGRVFCAGDAVHRHPPSNGLGSNTSIQDAYNLAWKLKLVLSGAADPRLLESYSAERAPVGRQIVDRANRSIGETGRIFQALGLLSTEDPEQMRANMAARTRAGAAFETQRRELREAIAVKDYEFNTHGVELDQRYVSGAVLSDGTPPPVNPRDAELYHHPTTWPGAKVPHAWLGRGTEAVSTLDLGGRGRFAVLTGVGGRPWLAAATALAADLGVDVVGHLIGPGGDYEDRYGDWARLREVEDTGCVLLRPDNYVGWRCVRLPADPRQALGAALRHVLSVDS; the protein is encoded by the coding sequence GTGACGACCTCACGCGACAGCGGCCCCGTCGAGACCGACGTGCTGATCGTCGGCTCCGGCCCGGCCGGTGGCGCGGCGGCGCTGCTGCTGAGCACGTACGGCGTGCCGAACATCGTGGTGACCAAGTACGGCCGGCTGGCCGACACGCCCCGGGCGCACATCACCAACCAGCGCACCATGGAGGTGCTGCGCGACGTCGGGATCGAGCAGCAGGTGGTCGCCCAGGCGACCCCGCAGCGGCTGATGGGGCAGACCCCGTTCTGCACCAGTCTGGCCGGGGAGGAGTTCGGTCGGCTGCACACCTGGTACACCCACCCGGCGCGGCAGGCCGACCACGACCTCGCCTCCCCGACGGCGATCTGCGACATGCCGCAGCATCTGATGGAGCCGGTGCTGGTCGACGCGGCGGTCGCCCGGGGCACCCGGCTGCGCTACGACACCGAGTACCTGTCGCTCGTCCAGGACGCCGACGGGGTGACCGCGACCGTCCGCGACCGGCTGCGCGGCGACGAGTACCAGATCCGCGCCCGGTACCTCATCGGTGCCGACGGCGGGCGCAGCCGGGTCGCCGAGGACATCGGGCTGCCGATGGTCGGCCGGATGGGCGTCGCCGGCAGCATCAACATCGTCTTCGAGGCGGATCTGAGCCGGTACGTGGCGCACCGGCCGAGCACGCTCTACTGGGTGCTGCAGACCGGTGCCGACGTCGGCGGCATCGGCATGGGCCTGGTGCGCTGCGTGCGGCCGTGGAACGAATGGCTGATCGTGTGGGGCTACGACATCGACGGCCCGCCGCCGGACCTGACCGAGGAGTACGCGCGGCAGGTGGCGTACCGGCTGATCGGCGACGAGTCGATCCCGCTGCGGATCACCTCGTCGTCGGCCTGGACGGTCAACCACCTGTACGCCGAGCGCTACCACAGCGGGCGGGTCTTCTGCGCCGGCGACGCCGTGCACCGGCATCCGCCGTCGAACGGGCTGGGCAGCAACACCTCCATCCAGGACGCGTACAACCTGGCCTGGAAGTTGAAGCTGGTGCTCTCCGGCGCGGCCGACCCACGGCTGCTGGAGTCGTACTCGGCCGAACGCGCGCCGGTCGGGCGGCAGATCGTCGACCGGGCGAACCGCAGCATCGGCGAGACCGGACGGATCTTCCAGGCGCTGGGGCTGCTGTCGACCGAGGACCCCGAGCAGATGCGGGCGAACATGGCGGCCCGGACCCGGGCCGGTGCGGCGTTCGAGACACAGCGGCGGGAGCTGCGCGAGGCGATCGCGGTCAAGGACTACGAGTTCAACACGCACGGGGTGGAGCTGGACCAGCGGTACGTCTCCGGTGCGGTGCTGTCCGACGGTACGCCGCCGCCGGTGAACCCACGCGACGCCGAGTTGTACCACCATCCCACCACCTGGCCGGGTGCCAAGGTGCCGCACGCCTGGCTGGGCCGGGGCACCGAGGCCGTGTCCACCCTGGATCTGGGCGGCCGGGGTCGGTTCGCCGTGCTGACCGGGGTGGGTGGACGGCCGTGGCTGGCCGCCGCCACCGCGCTCGCCGCCGACCTGGGCGTCGACGTCGTCGGTCACCTGATCGGCCCCGGTGGCGACTACGAGGACCGCTACGGTGACTGGGCGCGGCTGCGCGAGGTCGAGGACACCGGATGTGTGCTGCTGCGTCCGGACAACTACGTGGGCTGGCGCTGCGTACGGCTGCCTGCGGATCCGCGCCAGGCGCTCGGCGCGGCGCTGCGACACGTTCTCTCAGTCGACAGTTGA
- the hisG gene encoding ATP phosphoribosyltransferase: MLRIAVPNKGTLSGPAADMLREAGYRQRTDPKDLVCRDEANDVEFFYLRPRDIATYVGTGELELGITGRDLLIDSASPAEELLDLDFGGATFRFAARPETLTRVPEEIAGRRIATAYPGVVERYLGEHGLKADVIRLDGAVENAIRLGVADVIADVVETGATLRQAGLVTVGDPILRSSAVLVHPAGTATTGQADQLIRRLQGVLVARRYVMLAYDVRADLLEQASALTPGIESPTISPLHREGWVAVQAMVRRAEVHRIMDELYEVGARAILVTSIHACRL, from the coding sequence ATGCTGCGCATCGCCGTACCGAACAAAGGCACCCTTTCCGGACCGGCCGCCGACATGCTGCGCGAGGCCGGCTACCGCCAGCGCACCGACCCCAAGGACCTCGTCTGCCGCGACGAGGCCAACGACGTCGAGTTCTTCTACCTGCGGCCCCGTGACATCGCCACCTACGTCGGCACCGGTGAACTGGAGCTCGGCATCACTGGCCGGGACCTGCTGATCGACTCGGCCAGCCCGGCCGAGGAACTGCTCGACCTCGACTTCGGCGGGGCGACGTTCCGGTTCGCAGCCCGACCCGAGACCCTGACCCGGGTGCCCGAGGAGATCGCCGGGCGGCGCATCGCCACCGCCTACCCCGGGGTGGTCGAACGCTACCTGGGCGAACACGGCCTGAAGGCCGACGTGATCCGGCTCGACGGCGCGGTGGAGAACGCCATCCGGCTCGGCGTCGCCGACGTCATCGCCGACGTGGTGGAGACCGGTGCGACGCTGCGCCAGGCCGGCCTGGTCACCGTCGGCGACCCGATCCTGCGCTCCTCGGCGGTGCTGGTGCACCCGGCCGGCACCGCCACCACCGGGCAGGCCGACCAGCTGATCCGCCGCCTGCAGGGGGTCCTGGTGGCCCGCCGGTACGTGATGCTCGCCTACGACGTGCGCGCCGACCTGCTGGAACAGGCCAGCGCGTTGACCCCGGGCATCGAGTCGCCGACCATCTCGCCGCTGCACCGGGAAGGCTGGGTGGCGGTGCAGGCGATGGTCCGCCGCGCCGAGGTGCACCGGATCATGGACGAGCTGTACGAGGTCGGCGCCCGCGCCATCCTGGTCACCTCCATCCACGCCTGCCGCCTGTAA